A genomic region of Dreissena polymorpha isolate Duluth1 chromosome 4, UMN_Dpol_1.0, whole genome shotgun sequence contains the following coding sequences:
- the LOC127879375 gene encoding uncharacterized protein LOC127879375, translated as MTVKEDLAYITDLLSDIMEENDYKRRCGKAKTLLEKIKQKFEENEKNIETLVVKNHNTSAGVISDVKIGAKSSTEFQELQTENKRLLVENQNLKQELTHFGNRSGEEKLRFVDKLNDEKKKLQDEVEELSKKLSSVTIADLSDPYRPTKLVEVFGSLYDTQWTDAFSSFEKKAIKEDQVINILREFIKRADRFCTESLLQVKDRIRGYAIEDISNPKIWIRSQNGEKYQLVSRLTVGIESSVKDKVEGPINDLLRLLASVSGKNIADIFVQRPMEFVEKRFLKNETIRESLDTFAKQAVQIIWMMKVQQPPMELLWADPESKYDKQLFSFYVRQGEIVAQCIWPAVLLHKKGPVMARGIVQGK; from the exons ATGACAGTTAAGGAAGACTTGGCTTACATAACCGATCTCTTAAGTGATATAATGGAGGAGAACGACTACAAACGCCGATGCGGAAAAGCAAAAACgcttttagaaaaaataaaacag AAATTTGAAGAGAATGAAAAGAATATCGAAACACTCGTGGTGAAGAATCACAATACGTCAGCAGGTGTAATAAGTGATGTAAAGATAGGTGCAAAATCTTCAAC GGAATTTCAAGAGCTGCAAACCGAAAACAAACGTCTCCTCGTAGAAAACCAAAACCTAAAGCAAGAATTAACACATTTTGGAAACAG GTCTGGAGAGGAAAAACTACGATTCGTGGATAAACTGAACGATGAGAAGAAAAAGCTGCAAGACGAAGTTGAAGAACTAtcaaaaaa GCTTAGTTCCGTAACTATTGCTGACTTGAGTGATCCGTATCGACCTACAAAATTG GTAGAAGTCTTTGGCTCGCTTTACGATACTCAGTGGACTGATGCTTTTTCGAGTTTCGAAAAGAAAGCAATAAAAGAAGACCAGGTTATAAACATTCTTCGTGAATTCATTAAG AGAGCGGATAGATTCTGCACCGAAAGCTTACTCCAAGTGAAGGATCGTATTCGGGGTTACGCAATTGAGGATATTAGTAATCCAAAAATATGGATAAGAAGTCAAAATGGTGAAAAGTATCAACTT GTATCTCGCCTCACAGTCGGTATTGAGTCTTCAGTAAAGGACAAAGTTGAAGGTCCCATCAACGACTTGTTGAGATTACTAGCTTCAGTCTCAGGCAAGAACATAGCAGAT aTATTTGTACAGCGCCCAATGGAATTTGTTGAAAAGAGGTTCCTAAAAAATGAAACTATCCGTGAATCTCTTGACACATTTGCTAAACAGGCAGTACAGATTATTTGGATGATGAAGGTCCAGCAACCACCAATGGAGCTGTTATGGGCAGATCCTGAAAGCAAATATGACAAGCAGTTGTTTTCATTCTATGTAAGACAAGGTGAAATCGTTGCCCAATGCATTTGGCCAGCTGTTCTCTTGCACAAAAAAGGTCCTGTTATGGCGCGCGGGATCGTGCAAGGAAAGTAA